TTTGCTGGAGGACACTCGGGCACGCAGAGGAAAATAGTTTTAATTAACAGACCTCTGTGATTACATCTTTGCCACCTTGTGAGGAGAGCCCAGACCAGCCCTGTGAGGAGTCACACCTTTCCTTTTTATCCAGGAAGCCCAGTAAGTCATTCACCTTTTGCTTTGAAACAATTGTGTACTGAACTTATATAAACCTACTCAGACATATGAGacgcccccctcccccctggAGCTGAGCCCAAACCTACTGTTTCCTGTAACCTGTATTTAATCGTGATCAGAGACTCACTCTGGTTACACTTTTGTAAATTCTATAAAACTCACCCGAGCCAGCCACAGAACAGGACCTGAAGTGCGTTTTTCCTcaacacacattaacaaaccCTTTAAGCAGCACAGAGGGCCAACAGATCCAAGCGACTACTGTCCTACATAGTTCTGGTAACAAACTAGAATTTCAAGTCTTGGAAAAGGTGGGGAGCTTTTGTCcggggaaaaaaacattcatctgaGGCTTCATCAGTCCACATGTCCTGAATATGCTGTGGCCTGGCTGCACGAGTTTCCTCATAGACAAATCACAGATCGTAGTTTTTCAGGGAGGCTGCTGACTTCTGGCACAACTTCATCTAGTTCCAAGCGGcatggagaggagaagaagtcTTAAAAGGGTCAAAACTCCAACAACACTTTGTAAAGAACAACTTTATTGCGAGGCCTACGTGTTAAGCTTGTGGCCTTCATCATAATACAAGTGTTTGCTGGTGCTGTGACCCCTTagagaaatgtatttttatgatatatatatatatatataagaagattgataccactcctGTCTTTATGCaaactgttagcttagcttagcataaagagtggaaacagactgaaacagcttgcctggctctgttcaaagtcAGTAAAATCCACTCAGAAgtacctctaaagctcactacTGTAATTAGCACATTACAGcatatcctgtttgttttataaCTACAACAATCAAAGACAGTAAAAGCAACACTTCAGAGCTTTATGTAGGGATTATCTGATGGACCATTTGTTGGCTGGGACCAGTAACTGTAGCTGTGACCCAGTAACAGGAGTAGCTGTTTCCAGtcaaccagctgcagcttcatattttccATACAGACACGAAACTGAGATGTGAAACTCTCTTACACCAATATTTCTGTGCCCATACTGAACGCTGTTCATATTAATGCCAAAATATTACATGACTCTACATTTCCTCCACGTTTCCACAGCCTCTAAAGCACGACACACGTCCAAGACAATatgtgtatgactgtgtgtggaTTCAGATCAAAACGCAGCCGCAGAACCAGTTCATCAAAACAATAGGGCAGTCGAATCTCCATCAGGTAAATCTCACACAGCTGGACAGGAGCTGACACAGGAAACAATGGTTTCTTTCTGAACCAAACTTCAGAAACATGCTGACAAACCAGCTGCCAGGTTGTTCACATTCATACTTCTCAATGAGTTAGAAATACTGGCTTTGTGCTTTCAGGCTCTTCAAGCTGTCACTTCGGTGGACAAAgtttagcatttatttaaattgtAATAAAAAGGTTTATTTCAAGCAGTAGTATGACAGCTGATCAGATGTAACCGCTGAGCAAAAAAGCCAAAAGATGAAAAGCTTCGTCTCCACTCTGGTGAGGTTGCTCATGTTGGCCTGTGCATCTCTCCAATATCAGATATATCCGCTATTTCATTGACCTGTTTAGTCGTAACACTTAAATCTCCCTCTACTGCAGTGAGGTTAGCCAATGTCTGTCTAAGCTCGGCGatctcctgctccctcttcaTCAGATCCTCTGCTAGTCGTCCAATCCGCAGGATCAGGTCCGACAGCTGAGGCTCAAACGCCCCAAAGTCCCTCTGAATAGCACCAACTTTTGGTTTAAGGTCACTGGCGAAGGTCACCGTTCTTATGAGACGGGCCCTGCCGCTCTCCAGCTCCCTCAGGCGCTCGGAGATTTGTTTGTCGGCGGTGATGAGTTCAGGGATGCGTCTGCGGAGCTGCTCTATGGCCTGACTGTTGCGTTCGGACGCAGCGCGGAGGTTTGAGACACGGTCGATGCTGTTGGCCAGCACGTCCCCGATGCGTTTGACCATGTCGCGCTCCACCTGAGCGGCCTTGTCCTCCAGCTCCCCCACCTGAGTCAGCAGGGACTCCAGCTCAGAATGCAGGCCGTCCATCCTGCGCACATCTGTCCTCACTGACGCCACCTACAGGGGGAatacagagggacagaggatgaaacacattttcaaatagCAACAGGACAGGTTATATTTGTCAGAGGGGGcctacaacaaaaaaaaacaaggcttttACCTTAGCAAACTGAattatttcatatatttgaaggtaaaaatagataaataacacatttagTTCAGCGAAAAGTGAATATAAATTCCTGATTAGAGGTAGAATTGATTGAATGCCTGATGTACTTGTGCCCTTGTCAACTGATTTTTGTACAGCTACAATAATTAGCTGATGACagcaattattttgataatggTAGACTTGTTTCAGTAATTATTGAAGACACACATttgctggttgcagcttctAAACTGTGAGGACTTGAAGATTTTTCTGTGTTGTATGTGATAGTAAAGTGAATTTCTTGAACTGTTGGACAGAACCATGAGATTTGCAGACGTCACAGTGGGATCTGGGCAGTTTTCAtaatttttttcccattttatgGACAAAATGACTCACTGACTAATCAATAGTGGAAATAAGTGAGTTGCAGCCCTGTGGTTGAATTTTGTTCCCTGCATCTGGAGTCACAGCTGGCACTGGCAATAAGACAGAAGCTCTGCGATGATTTCCTTTCCCGTGACGATGAAACAATCTGACATACCTTGTTGGCAAAGTCCTTTGCGATGGCTGAGGTGCGTTCTTCGATCTGTGCCACGGCGTCTCTCAGTGTGGTCAGGCTGGTCTGAAGCTGAGCTCGTTTCTCAGTCAGTCCAGAGGCCCACTCCTTCAGCCGGCTCACGTCCTGCTCGAAACCCTCCAGCTGGGACCGCAGAGCCCCCCGCTGACCCCCAAGACTCTCCAGCATCGGCTGGACGCTCGCACACTGAAACAGGACATACAGTGCATGGATTGACAGATACAGCTGCTGTATGTTCAGGAGGTGGAAGTTATTTAAAGCAATCATACATTACAAGACATCATTTcaggttatttttctttatgaaaaacacaagagagaTGCTAGTGCCGCCATAAACAAGAGCATTAAATactaagacaacacaaattATACAAGTAAGAGCTTTTCCATAAaaaaatgagcttttatttAATAAGTTCATGAAATGATTGCCATACTGTGAAGAGGTGAAATGTAACAGATATCAGTACATCAGTGCAAAAGGCCAGcttatatactgtactgtactgtagaaGCCTAAATGTTGTCActccacattaaacaaacatgaaggTTGCTTTCCCACCTGTAGCTTATTTGGTCTGAGCCAAGGGGAAAAAATAATACTGTTGCATTTTAGTCAAAGAGGAGTAACCATGAGTTTATACAGACTGACAGCTAAATCGCTGATTGGACAATTCTGGTGATCGTCATCCTGCATCCTCAGGAGCCAGATTCCAGTAACAGACAGAACTTTATGCAGCACTTTAATGCTTCGTATATTGCGTATATTTATGTTCTCTGGTGTTCATGATCAACAGTTTTACTAGTAGCTTAGCTTTTGAAATTGTGCTAAAATTATATATCTACTGTAATACAATTCTGCGGTTGGTTTGTCACAAACGAACTGCACCAGAGCCGGCATGACAGGGGGCCAAGACCCTCCTGTACAAATGATCTCAGTTAGATGTATTTGGTTTGCACCAGGCTTCCATTAACAGCCTTGACACCAGCCCAGATGAACTGTACAATCTGAATCAGTTTAAACCGATTTGTTTGTGAAAGCAACCTAAAATACATTCTTGATGTGTAATACTGTACAGTGCATGATACCAGGATTCATGTTGAAATCAAGcatacatttttctgacattaaacTGAGG
This region of Chelmon rostratus isolate fCheRos1 chromosome 22, fCheRos1.pri, whole genome shotgun sequence genomic DNA includes:
- the LOC121625799 gene encoding inhibitor of nuclear factor kappa-B kinase-interacting protein isoform X2: MPTEVKQRKKSQKQSDEASPANGKDEAQRVKTEAGSGAAANKTSSSLDVRSLMCLLSLAACGALSWVVLQQHQRFSEIEEKYKFLHGKTSSLFDMEEEVLKVSEKCASVQPMLESLGGQRGALRSQLEGFEQDVSRLKEWASGLTEKRAQLQTSLTTLRDAVAQIEERTSAIAKDFANKVASVRTDVRRMDGLHSELESLLTQVGELEDKAAQVERDMVKRIGDVLANSIDRVSNLRAASERNSQAIEQLRRRIPELITADKQISERLRELESGRARLIRTVTFASDLKPKVGAIQRDFGAFEPQLSDLILRIGRLAEDLMKREQEIAELRQTLANLTAVEGDLSVTTKQVNEIADISDIGEMHRPT